The nucleotide sequence aatcagaatttggaagatttttttgaaaaattagaaaagaaattCGGTATTCcaattatcgtttttgaaatttttgaatgtaaaatgaaaatatcagcTTCTCCTATACGAAAATAACAGAATTTATCTATCATGGCAGCTGGACCTATTGCAGAGCGAAATCAAGGTAACGACCGGTGTTTTTATCTCGTTTCGAAATGGAGTTTTTTTCCACTCGAAATGCTTCTTTTATTGCGTAATTTTTCTACATGCGTTAATATTACCATCGTTTTAAACTTCCAGATGCTACGATATATGTCGGTGGTCTTGATGACAAAGTTTCGGATACCCTACTGTGGGAATTATTCGTACAAGCCGGACCAGTCGGTGAGTATCGTTTGAGCAACTTCGGTTACacatttcgatgaaatttcagtcACTAATTACGAAACTACGTGTTACAGTTAACGTGCATATGCCTAAAGATCGAGTCACTCAGTCGCATCAAGGCTACGGATTCGTTGAATTTCTCGGAGAAGACGACGCCGATTATGCtattaaaattatgaacatGATTAAGTTATACGGGAAACCAATTCGAGTCAATAAAGTAAGAATTACGATTTCAACGAGTCGTTGAAAACTGTATTCTAACTTACCAAACGTTTGATTTTGCAGGCATCAGCGCATCAGAAGAATTTAGACGTCGGTGCCAACGTTTTTATCGGTAATTTAGATCCGGAAGTGGATGAGAAATTATTATACGACACGTTTTCAGCTTTCGGTGTGATATTACAAACTCCCAAGGTTCGTTACAAACGCTCATCACTCTATAACTCGTACTGCAACCGTTTAACTTCACTCGTCGATTACAGATCATGAGAGATCCGGAAACCGGTAACTCGAAAGGATTCGCATTCATAAACTACGCTAGTTTCGAAGCATCCGATGCTGCGATAGACGCGATGAACGGCCAACATCTGTGTAATCGTCCAGTCTCCGTATCCTACGCTTATAAAAAAGATGTCAAAGGTGAACGTCACGGATCAGCCGCCGAACGTTTGTTAGCCGCTCAAAATCCGCTATCTCAAGCCGACCGACCTCATCAGTTGTTCGCCGATGCTCCTCCGACAGCGCCTCTTCCAAGCGTCGGTGGTCCTCCACCGATGGGTATGATGGGTATGCCTCCTCCGCCGTCGGCTATGAATCCACCACCTCCTCCTGTACCTCCTCCCGGTATGCCTCCGCCGTTAAGTATGCCTCCTCCGCCTCCTTCAATGATGAAACCACCGATGGGTCCACCGGGTGCTATGCCTATGGGTCCAGGTGGACCACCGCCGCCTAGAATGATGCCACCAGCACCTTGGCAACAAACTGGCCAGTATATGCATCAAATGCCCGCTCCACCGGGTCATCATCCGCCTCCGCCTCCTCCTCCGCCTCAATTTGGTGCACCTTATGCGACGAACCAAGGTAAACCAATTGTTTATTCGTATAGCGACGTTttaataggtataattttcaacttttgtgggtgatttttttctctacagCTAATCAGTTTCCACCGAATTGGAGACCGCCACCTCCACCGCCTCAGTTTGCTGCTCCGTACGCTGCTCAGGGACAAGGTGAAGTTTGTGTTTTGGAGAAATCTAACCATTATCTGACTGtattattagtccggcatatgacaataggagtaattgcaccacctCTCCCGTCGATCCaatgggacaacttttttttgaaggggacatcctaaggaacattttaaagaaaacttgccaaaaaaaaagttggccttacttacaaaatggcgaccatttcgattgacaggccagccgaaatcgcagattttgcgttttaacataggacttgcacgacatttttcaaactttacaaaggtagatcgaaagatcatgcaaaaatttatcacctgtcaaaatttcaagtgccaaagtgggtttttcgatttttggtgaatttttgaaaatccaatttaggccaaaaatgaggggaaaaatcaaaattttaccaaattgaccaagaaagctgaaatttaggatataccttattttcgacatgccaaatcaattggaaacggtttcaacccgttttgagaagttctggagcctccagcagatttttgaaactcgaagttcccacaaaattccatcaaattggagttgtaaagctgaaatttattttaaaaattaatttcaatacgctacgaaatactgcaggtgaatttcaagtcgttttggatcctccagcgactttttgaaaattcctaaagccttcagcagatttttcaacggtcgaaatttccataaaatttcaccaaatgtgGCTTTCCAGTtgcattttcaagtttcaaaaatgtactggaggctccaagaattttcaaaaggttgttggaggctccaaaatgacttaaacttaccagcagtcgacttgaggtgaaaaaatctgctggaggctccagaactgcagaaaacggtttgaaaccgtttccagtcaatttggcaggttgaaaatagggcatattccaaatttcaaattcttaagagcattattcgatttttggtgaattttaaaaaaatcaaatttaaaccaaaaatgagggaaaaaatcaaaatttcaccaaattgacctaaaaagttgaaatttgatttatacaCTATTTTAGGCCTGCCAAGTCGAttagaaacagtttcaacccgccTTGAGCACTTCTtgagcctgcagcagatttttgaaatttgaaatttccacaaaatctcatcaaatgaagttaaaaatccgaaattcacgctacactccaacttaaacactccatgaagttgactgctggtgagcTAAGGTCATTTGGAAGCGttcggcgactttttgaaaatttttggagcctccagtagatttttgaaaatcgaaatttccaaaaaacttcattaaattgagctggaaagtcgaaattcattctgtaaattaatttcaatacgccacgaagtcgactgcaggtagatttcgagtcgttttggagcctccagcgactttttgaaaattactggagactccagtagatttttgaaaattgaaatttccgaaaaattttaccaaatagagcTAGAAATCCAAAACTCactttgcactccaatttcaacacgcttgcaagtcgactgctggtgggttcaagtcaatgtggagcctccagcgaccttttgtaaattactggtgcctCCAGTAGACGAATTCCAAAGctctaaaatttactctacactccaattttaacaccctctgaacactacttctggtggatttcaagtcattttagagcctccaacgatttttttgaaaattactggagcctccagtagatttctgacccaaaatttcattaaactaAGATgagagagtcgaaattcattctgcaaactaatttcaatacgctacgaagttgactgctggtgaattgcaagtcgttttggcgccttcagcaactttttgaaaggttgtatgacgtttttttggaaaattgaaatttcctaaaagtagctggaagcttcaaaaccattggaaaccaccatgtagtctgcgaagtaaatttcagcttcccaactccatttgataaattaatgttggtgaaatttcaagtttcaaaaatctactggaggctccagtaattttcaaaaaagtcactggaggccctaaaatgacttgaacccacctgaagtcgtcttcagagggtgttaaaattggagtgtagagtaaatttcagctttccatctccatttgaggaaattttgtgaaaatttaaattttcaaaaatctgctggaggctccagtaattttcaaaaaaagtcgctggaggccctataatcacttgaacccacctgaagtagATTTTACAAACCTTACGAAGGtacatcgaaagatcatgcaaaaatttatcacctgtcaaaattttaagtgcttaagtacgtttttcgatttttggtgaaaatcgaatttaagccaaaaatgagggaaaaatcaaatttttaccaaattgacc is from Planococcus citri chromosome 1, ihPlaCitr1.1, whole genome shotgun sequence and encodes:
- the Spx gene encoding splicing factor 3B subunit 4 codes for the protein MAAGPIAERNQDATIYVGGLDDKVSDTLLWELFVQAGPVVNVHMPKDRVTQSHQGYGFVEFLGEDDADYAIKIMNMIKLYGKPIRVNKASAHQKNLDVGANVFIGNLDPEVDEKLLYDTFSAFGVILQTPKIMRDPETGNSKGFAFINYASFEASDAAIDAMNGQHLCNRPVSVSYAYKKDVKGERHGSAAERLLAAQNPLSQADRPHQLFADAPPTAPLPSVGGPPPMGMMGMPPPPSAMNPPPPPVPPPGMPPPLSMPPPPPSMMKPPMGPPGAMPMGPGGPPPPRMMPPAPWQQTGQYMHQMPAPPGHHPPPPPPPPQFGAPYATNQANQFPPNWRPPPPPPQFAAPYAAQGQAFPPNWGPPPPPPPPSAGQYVPPPYPQAAPAGTAPQN